From a region of the Marinomonas mediterranea MMB-1 genome:
- a CDS encoding adenosylmethionine decarboxylase, which yields MFFEGSEKKVEVVVSELAPSLRSLGKNYWSNIVSQANAEILSTVSNEQCDAYLLSESSLFVWDHHFVMLTCGTTTLVSAVLSFLESYESDQLLSLIFQRKNEYLSHLQKSSFSEDIDKLQQNLSGKAYQLGNLDTHHNYVYHLDKPYVATPDDYTYELLMYHIHGDAAQYLRSEHQSAATIRELLELDKLLPGFEINDFVFAPFGYSMNAIKGHQYATIHITPQEESSYVSFETNLDLSTPNSNVIERLTSILQPNSFDIISFNGIPNIQSSSHTLMNHVSEPLTCGYTMRFYEFMRSEPKIGRAVSIL from the coding sequence ATGTTCTTTGAAGGTTCCGAAAAAAAGGTTGAAGTGGTCGTCAGTGAGCTTGCTCCATCACTTCGATCACTAGGAAAAAATTACTGGAGCAACATTGTCTCTCAAGCAAACGCGGAGATACTCTCTACCGTATCCAACGAGCAATGTGACGCCTATCTCTTGTCCGAATCAAGTTTATTCGTATGGGATCATCATTTTGTGATGTTAACGTGCGGAACAACAACGCTTGTAAGTGCAGTCCTTAGTTTCCTTGAAAGCTATGAAAGCGACCAGCTTCTATCACTCATCTTTCAGCGTAAGAATGAGTACCTTTCGCACTTACAAAAATCATCCTTTAGTGAAGACATCGATAAACTTCAACAAAATTTATCGGGTAAAGCTTATCAGTTAGGTAACTTAGACACACACCACAACTACGTTTATCATCTAGATAAACCTTATGTGGCAACACCGGACGACTACACCTACGAACTTTTGATGTACCATATCCACGGCGACGCCGCTCAATATTTGAGGAGCGAACATCAATCCGCCGCGACAATTCGAGAGTTGCTCGAGCTGGATAAGCTGCTACCAGGGTTTGAAATAAATGACTTTGTTTTCGCGCCGTTTGGCTATTCTATGAATGCGATAAAAGGCCATCAATATGCAACAATCCACATTACCCCACAAGAAGAAAGCTCTTACGTTAGCTTTGAAACCAACTTGGATTTGAGCACGCCCAACTCCAATGTAATTGAAAGGCTGACATCTATTTTACAACCAAATAGCTTTGATATTATTAGCTTTAACGGCATCCCTAATATTCAATCTTCGTCACATACCCTAATGAATCACGTGTCAGAACCATTAACTTGTGGGTACACGATGCGCTTCTATGAGTTTATGCGCAGTGAACCAAAAATAGGAAGGGCCGTTTCTATTTTATAG
- a CDS encoding AraC family transcriptional regulator has protein sequence MEQTLKQVIARTNKSVKPSKLIENRICYAGPESELSVYDTYEQANRVSLKADSLLYCGMVTGSKVMHTKREENIPFLPHESFILAPKEEVFIDFPDANMDAPTTCLTIEISSERIAQLCDRMHDVTQSSSIYVPYTFSADQPLHTLHNQATEHLLKRLVSDFVQNDPDRDLLVDFGVSELVTRILRHHGRETLLKYCQQDPEANGLNLAVTWIETNLAEHLDIYELSKMACMSRSRFYREFKRHLGCTPAEYQHQRRMSTAYQKLKQNGSVTQVSYDLGYQSLSHFSRRFHQHFGIPPSQVFSKSLN, from the coding sequence ATGGAGCAGACTTTGAAACAGGTTATTGCCAGAACAAATAAATCCGTAAAACCATCAAAGCTAATAGAAAATCGTATTTGTTATGCGGGGCCAGAATCGGAGCTCAGTGTCTATGACACCTATGAGCAAGCCAATCGGGTAAGCCTAAAAGCAGACTCTTTACTGTATTGCGGTATGGTGACAGGTTCAAAGGTAATGCATACTAAACGCGAGGAAAACATTCCTTTTCTTCCTCATGAATCTTTTATTTTGGCCCCGAAAGAAGAAGTGTTTATCGACTTCCCTGATGCCAATATGGACGCCCCCACGACCTGTTTAACCATTGAAATATCTTCTGAACGCATTGCTCAACTGTGCGATAGAATGCATGATGTGACACAATCTTCGTCCATTTATGTGCCCTATACTTTCAGCGCAGATCAACCTCTCCATACTCTTCATAATCAGGCAACCGAGCACCTACTTAAACGACTCGTCAGCGACTTTGTCCAAAATGACCCAGATCGAGACTTATTAGTTGATTTTGGCGTCAGTGAATTGGTGACACGAATTCTGCGCCATCACGGCCGCGAGACGCTTCTTAAATACTGTCAGCAAGACCCTGAAGCAAATGGATTGAATCTAGCCGTTACTTGGATAGAGACCAACTTGGCTGAGCATTTGGATATCTACGAATTAAGTAAAATGGCGTGCATGAGCCGTAGTCGCTTTTACCGAGAATTTAAACGCCACTTAGGTTGCACGCCAGCGGAATATCAACATCAGCGACGCATGAGCACTGCCTACCAAAAATTAAAACAAAACGGCTCTGTTACACAAGTCAGCTATGATTTAGGCTACCAAAGCCTCAGCCATTTTAGTCGACGCTTTCATCAGCACTTTGGTATTCCACCAAGCCAAGTATTCAGCAAGAGTTTAAACTAA
- the exaC gene encoding acetaldehyde dehydrogenase ExaC — protein MIYAKPGTEGSVVNFQSQYENFIGGEWVAPVKGQYFDNVSPVDGDVFCRIPRSGEDDINLALDAAHAAKSAWGKTSVTARSNILLKIADRIEQNLEKIAVAETWDNGKAVRETLAADIPLAADHFRYFAGCLRAQEGSTAELDEHTVSYHFHEPLGVVGQIIPWNFPILMAAWKIAPALAAGNCIVLKPAEQTPVSILELIKVIEDLLPAGILNIVNGFGAEAGQALATSKRIAKIAFTGSTPVGSHILKCAAENIIPSTVELGGKSPNIYFADVMQQEDAFVEKAAEGLVLAFFNQGEVCTCPSRAIIQESIYDDFIGHVLERAAKIKRGNPLDTETQVGAQASQEQFDKILSYIDIGRKEGAQVLCGGAAESLDGFNNGFYIQPTLMKGNNDMRIFQEEIFGPVVSVTTFKDEAEALAIANDTEFGLGAGVWTRDTNLAYRMGRNIEAGRIWMNCYHQYPAHAAFGGYKKSGVGRETHKVALEHYQQTKNMLVSYDINPLGFF, from the coding sequence ATGATTTACGCAAAACCCGGAACCGAAGGTAGCGTTGTTAATTTTCAGAGCCAATATGAAAACTTCATTGGCGGAGAGTGGGTTGCACCTGTAAAGGGTCAGTATTTCGATAATGTCAGTCCTGTTGATGGTGATGTGTTTTGCCGTATTCCTCGATCTGGTGAAGACGATATTAATTTGGCGTTAGATGCCGCCCATGCCGCGAAATCTGCGTGGGGAAAAACATCCGTTACTGCCCGTTCAAATATCCTTCTAAAAATAGCGGATCGAATCGAGCAAAACTTAGAAAAAATCGCCGTTGCAGAAACCTGGGATAATGGTAAAGCGGTGCGTGAAACATTGGCCGCCGATATTCCACTGGCGGCGGATCATTTCCGCTACTTTGCTGGGTGCCTACGTGCACAAGAGGGCAGTACGGCAGAGTTGGATGAACATACCGTTTCCTATCATTTTCATGAGCCTTTAGGTGTTGTTGGTCAAATTATTCCGTGGAACTTCCCGATTCTGATGGCCGCTTGGAAAATCGCGCCTGCTCTGGCTGCGGGTAACTGTATTGTCTTGAAACCTGCAGAACAAACACCAGTTTCCATTTTAGAATTGATCAAGGTGATAGAAGATCTGTTGCCCGCAGGCATTCTCAATATCGTAAATGGTTTTGGCGCAGAAGCAGGGCAGGCGCTAGCAACCAGCAAGCGCATTGCCAAAATCGCTTTTACAGGCTCAACGCCCGTCGGTTCTCACATTTTAAAATGTGCAGCAGAAAACATCATTCCATCGACCGTCGAGTTAGGCGGTAAGTCTCCTAACATTTACTTCGCAGATGTCATGCAGCAGGAAGACGCATTTGTTGAAAAAGCAGCTGAAGGTTTAGTCTTGGCTTTCTTTAACCAAGGTGAAGTTTGTACGTGTCCTTCTCGTGCGATTATTCAAGAATCGATTTACGATGATTTCATTGGTCATGTTTTAGAGCGTGCAGCAAAAATTAAACGTGGCAACCCTTTAGATACGGAAACGCAAGTCGGCGCTCAAGCCTCACAAGAGCAATTTGATAAGATACTTAGTTATATTGATATTGGTCGTAAAGAGGGCGCACAGGTGCTATGCGGTGGTGCGGCGGAGAGTTTAGATGGCTTTAACAACGGTTTTTACATTCAGCCTACGTTAATGAAAGGCAATAACGATATGAGGATCTTCCAAGAGGAAATTTTTGGTCCAGTCGTGAGTGTTACTACTTTTAAAGACGAAGCTGAAGCGCTTGCTATTGCGAACGACACTGAATTTGGTCTTGGTGCAGGGGTATGGACTCGAGATACCAATTTAGCGTATCGCATGGGGAGAAACATTGAAGCTGGCCGTATTTGGATGAATTGTTATCATCAATACCCTGCTCATGCGGCGTTTGGTGGCTACAAAAAATCTGGTGTTGGCCGTGAAACTCATAAAGTGGCTCTGGAACACTATCAGCAAACTAAGAATATGCTAGTTAGCTATGATATCAACCCATTGGGCTTCTTTTAG
- a CDS encoding alanine/glycine:cation symporter family protein, with product MISKLFAALTVSFFSLFSSLASASSIDETINSVFSSATGWFVSLIFSPLPGTSFPWIVLWLVVGASVFTLYFGFIQFRAIGHSISLVKGDYSNPNDAGEVSHFQALTTALSGTVGLGNIAGVAVAVSIGGPGATFWMILAGLLGMASKFAECTLGVKYRNEYEDGRVSGGPMYYISKGFIERGLPAGFGKFLAVMFAIFCIFGALGGGNMFQANQAHAQLSGVIGDYPGWITGIIFAVVVFLVIVGGIKSIANVTEKVVPFMGVIYVGAALVIILMNVDKIGWAFGQIFEGAFTGLGVAGGMVGALIQGFKRAAFSNEAGVGSAAIAHSAVKTNEPITEGLVSLLEPFIDTVVICTMTALVIIITQQLVTDPETGLYVLNASGTIQTADGSSGVALTSAAFASAFSWFPYILVVAVVLFAFSTMLSWSYYGLKAWTYLFGESKGAELTFKVIFCIFVFIGASISLGPVIDFSDAAIFAMAVVNIIGLYFLMPIVKKELNSYMTRLRAGEFKKYK from the coding sequence ATGATTTCAAAACTGTTTGCGGCTTTGACCGTTTCGTTTTTTTCACTTTTCAGCTCTCTAGCATCCGCTAGTTCTATTGATGAAACTATTAATAGTGTTTTCTCTTCTGCCACTGGCTGGTTTGTCAGCCTTATTTTCTCTCCACTTCCTGGTACAAGCTTTCCTTGGATCGTCCTTTGGTTGGTAGTAGGTGCAAGTGTCTTCACATTGTATTTTGGTTTCATCCAATTCCGAGCAATTGGTCACTCGATTTCCCTAGTAAAAGGCGACTACTCAAACCCAAACGACGCGGGTGAAGTGAGCCATTTTCAAGCTTTGACAACAGCACTTTCAGGAACGGTTGGTCTAGGTAACATTGCAGGGGTTGCAGTAGCCGTTAGCATCGGTGGTCCTGGCGCGACATTCTGGATGATCTTAGCAGGTCTTTTAGGTATGGCTTCGAAATTCGCAGAGTGTACTCTGGGTGTTAAATACCGTAATGAATACGAAGACGGGCGTGTATCAGGTGGTCCAATGTACTATATCTCCAAAGGATTTATAGAACGTGGTCTACCAGCAGGTTTCGGTAAGTTTCTAGCAGTCATGTTTGCTATCTTCTGTATCTTCGGTGCACTTGGTGGCGGCAACATGTTCCAAGCAAACCAAGCACACGCTCAATTGAGTGGTGTAATCGGTGACTACCCAGGCTGGATCACGGGTATTATATTCGCTGTAGTGGTCTTCCTTGTTATCGTTGGTGGTATCAAATCGATTGCGAACGTGACCGAAAAAGTAGTGCCTTTCATGGGTGTTATTTACGTCGGTGCTGCGCTTGTTATCATCCTGATGAACGTTGATAAAATCGGTTGGGCATTTGGTCAGATTTTCGAAGGCGCCTTCACAGGTTTGGGCGTAGCAGGCGGTATGGTTGGTGCCTTGATTCAAGGCTTTAAACGAGCTGCGTTCTCTAACGAAGCTGGTGTCGGTTCTGCTGCAATTGCTCACTCTGCGGTAAAAACCAACGAGCCAATTACCGAAGGTCTTGTTTCCCTACTAGAACCTTTCATCGATACCGTTGTTATCTGTACGATGACGGCTTTGGTTATCATCATCACTCAACAGTTAGTCACTGATCCAGAAACAGGCCTATATGTATTAAATGCATCTGGCACGATTCAGACAGCTGACGGTTCGTCAGGTGTTGCCTTAACCTCTGCTGCATTTGCTTCTGCGTTTAGCTGGTTCCCATACATCCTTGTAGTGGCCGTTGTATTGTTTGCATTCTCTACCATGCTAAGCTGGTCTTACTACGGTCTAAAAGCTTGGACTTACCTATTTGGTGAGAGCAAAGGCGCAGAACTAACGTTCAAAGTGATTTTCTGTATCTTCGTATTCATTGGTGCATCAATTAGTCTTGGTCCTGTTATTGATTTCTCTGACGCTGCTATCTTTGCAATGGCGGTCGTGAACATCATTGGTTTGTACTTCTTAATGCCTATCGTTAAGAAAGAACTAAACTCTTACATGACCCGCCTTCGTGCTGGTGAGTTCAAGAAATACAAATAA
- a CDS encoding universal stress protein: MSVTFIVGVDGSDASNRALAFAKRQATLVGDECKLLLVCVVEWSPYKFQTTEENAIRHKQKLDEIKSAQQRVIDPLLEELKNDGVQAEGRVIHGKASTILNNMAVENNAEQIFVARSTEQGLSARVFGSVTANLVMSSNVPVTVVS; encoded by the coding sequence ATGTCCGTTACATTTATAGTCGGAGTTGACGGTAGTGACGCTAGTAACCGCGCTTTGGCCTTTGCAAAAAGACAAGCTACTTTAGTTGGCGACGAGTGTAAGCTTTTGCTTGTGTGTGTTGTCGAGTGGTCTCCTTACAAGTTCCAAACGACAGAGGAAAATGCCATTCGCCATAAGCAGAAATTAGATGAGATTAAGAGTGCCCAGCAGCGCGTCATTGATCCTCTTTTGGAAGAACTAAAGAATGATGGCGTTCAAGCTGAAGGCCGTGTTATTCATGGTAAAGCATCGACCATTCTCAACAACATGGCAGTTGAAAACAACGCCGAACAAATCTTCGTTGCTCGCTCGACAGAACAAGGTTTAAGTGCACGTGTTTTCGGTAGTGTTACCGCTAACCTTGTCATGAGCTCTAATGTTCCAGTCACTGTCGTAAGCTAA
- a CDS encoding inorganic phosphate transporter, producing the protein MDLSNNTTESTTTSRSSDFVKVLIALAFICCAGYYASSNGVEVSNLSILAIAAAIGAYMAINIGANDVANNVGPAVGAKALSMTGAILIAAIFEASGALIAGGSVVGTIKKGIINPAAIADATTFIWVMMAALLAGAIWLNLATYLGAPVSTTHSIVGGVMGAGIAAGGWDIANWSKVSAIVASWVISPVLGGLIAAVFLFYVKRAVTYKNDMIGAAKKVVPLLIAIMVWAFSTYLIVKGLKKLFKVDFVSALSIGLLIAIAVYLIVRPMIAKVASTLKNEKDSVNSLFTLPLIASAALLSFAHGANDVANAIGPLAAINDALISGGISSKASIPLWIMLVGGIGIAVGLALFGPKLIKTVGSEITHLDKTRAFCVAMAAAITVIIASQLGLPVSSTHIAVGGIFGVGFLREYLKAAYERKLNEVMEHSKRAGHDLEQTSLFVERFKNADVDEKRAILSELKSEKNMAPISKQDRKKLKRATKKELVKRSALLRIAAAWVITVPASALLSALIFYTLVGFDLVNS; encoded by the coding sequence ATGGATTTATCAAACAACACCACCGAATCGACCACAACTTCTCGCAGCTCTGACTTTGTTAAAGTTCTTATTGCTTTAGCGTTTATTTGTTGCGCAGGCTATTACGCATCTTCAAATGGCGTTGAAGTTTCCAATTTGTCTATCTTAGCTATCGCCGCCGCGATAGGTGCTTATATGGCGATCAATATTGGCGCGAATGATGTCGCCAATAATGTAGGCCCTGCGGTGGGCGCAAAAGCATTATCGATGACAGGTGCCATTCTGATTGCCGCTATTTTTGAGGCAAGTGGCGCTCTTATTGCAGGCGGTTCCGTTGTCGGTACAATAAAGAAAGGTATTATTAACCCTGCAGCTATTGCTGATGCGACGACTTTTATATGGGTCATGATGGCCGCTCTATTAGCAGGTGCGATCTGGCTAAACCTTGCTACGTATCTTGGCGCACCAGTCTCGACGACACACTCTATTGTTGGTGGTGTTATGGGAGCCGGTATCGCAGCGGGTGGCTGGGATATTGCTAACTGGAGTAAAGTGAGTGCGATCGTTGCTAGTTGGGTGATTTCTCCTGTGTTAGGGGGGCTCATTGCAGCGGTATTTCTTTTTTATGTGAAGCGTGCAGTCACCTATAAAAATGACATGATCGGCGCAGCTAAGAAAGTCGTGCCTCTTCTCATTGCGATTATGGTGTGGGCGTTCTCGACCTATCTGATTGTTAAAGGTTTGAAGAAACTGTTCAAAGTTGACTTCGTTAGTGCGCTGAGTATAGGTCTTTTGATCGCCATTGCAGTCTATCTTATCGTTCGACCTATGATTGCAAAAGTAGCTTCTACGCTGAAAAATGAAAAAGATTCTGTGAATAGTTTATTCACGTTACCACTTATTGCTTCTGCCGCGTTATTGAGCTTTGCTCATGGTGCAAACGATGTCGCAAATGCGATTGGACCGTTGGCAGCGATCAATGATGCGTTAATTAGCGGAGGGATATCCAGCAAAGCATCGATACCATTATGGATTATGCTAGTGGGTGGTATTGGTATTGCTGTAGGTCTTGCATTATTTGGTCCTAAGTTGATTAAAACAGTGGGTTCAGAAATTACACATCTGGACAAAACGCGTGCGTTCTGTGTCGCAATGGCCGCTGCGATTACGGTGATTATCGCCTCTCAATTGGGTCTTCCTGTTAGTTCAACACACATTGCGGTAGGTGGAATATTTGGTGTTGGTTTCCTGCGCGAGTATCTAAAAGCGGCGTACGAACGAAAGCTTAATGAAGTGATGGAGCATTCTAAGCGAGCAGGTCACGATCTGGAGCAAACATCATTATTTGTAGAGCGCTTCAAAAATGCGGATGTCGATGAGAAGCGAGCGATTCTGAGTGAGCTTAAGTCAGAAAAGAACATGGCGCCTATCTCGAAGCAGGATCGTAAAAAGCTAAAACGAGCGACCAAGAAAGAGTTGGTTAAGCGCTCTGCGTTACTTCGAATTGCTGCTGCTTGGGTTATCACTGTGCCTGCTTCTGCACTACTGTCGGCCCTAATTTTCTACACGTTAGTGGGATTCGATCTTGTAAATAGTTGA
- a CDS encoding LysE family translocator → MTLNLLSVFVPTFFFVSITPGMCMTLAMTLGMTVGVRRALWMMVGELAGVGLVVVLTAIGVATILLSYPSAFLVLKYAGGAYLAYLGVQMWLSKGKMAIKMEEEVKPASKIELVTQGFLTAVSNPKGWAFFVALLPPFLSADSSLLSQLSILVSIILVLEFMCLLIYAAGGRSMKSLLMKNGNVKAMNRIAGTLMLMVGVWLAFG, encoded by the coding sequence GTGACATTGAACTTGCTTTCTGTTTTTGTTCCCACTTTTTTCTTTGTTTCCATTACCCCTGGCATGTGCATGACACTTGCTATGACATTGGGTATGACGGTCGGTGTTCGCCGTGCTTTGTGGATGATGGTGGGGGAGCTCGCTGGAGTCGGTCTCGTTGTCGTTCTTACTGCGATTGGCGTCGCAACTATCTTGTTGAGTTACCCGAGTGCTTTTCTAGTGTTGAAATACGCTGGTGGTGCCTATTTGGCTTATTTAGGTGTTCAGATGTGGCTTTCAAAGGGGAAAATGGCGATCAAGATGGAAGAGGAGGTAAAACCCGCTTCTAAAATCGAGCTTGTTACCCAAGGCTTTTTGACCGCAGTATCGAACCCAAAAGGTTGGGCGTTCTTTGTTGCATTGCTTCCCCCCTTTTTATCTGCCGATTCCTCTCTGCTTTCTCAATTATCGATTTTAGTGTCTATCATTCTTGTACTCGAGTTTATGTGTTTGTTGATTTACGCTGCGGGTGGACGCAGTATGAAGTCTCTGTTGATGAAAAATGGCAATGTTAAAGCGATGAATCGAATCGCAGGAACTTTGATGCTAATGGTCGGTGTTTGGCTTGCCTTTGGATAG
- a CDS encoding DNA topoisomerase III gives MILYIAEKPSLARAIAAALPSPQKKEDGCIWLPNGDCISWCIGHLLEQAEPHIYNPAYKSWSLDHLPIIPDDWQWQEKSQTKKQLSKLKKLIKQADQLVHAGDPDREGQLLVDEVLHYTNVPKKKLETTKRLLVSDLTPSSIKKSLGKLKLNSEYSALSRSALARARADWIYGLNLTRAYTIKGRQAGYQGVLSIGRVQTPILGLVVKRDLEIENFVTKDYFQVHAHLATEANEHFVANWVPSDACKPHMDEDGRVINRALAENVARRITHKPGTVVKAEYNTKRQSPPLPYSLSSLQIDAAKRWGLSAKQVLDTCQDLYEKHQMISYPRSDCRYLPVEQMSEISSIIKVLKSTSSEINNWCENANPHLKSSAWNDKKVGAHHAIIPTQKSGKYASLSHREKQVYELVVRQYLMQFYPNYEYLAAKIVAEIEGGTFSATGNTPLTLGWKSLLGATLNNDDKKTEETEPNLPKLTQGDPLFCRLGEVVQKQTKPPAHFTDATLLAAMTGIAKYVEDKSVKDILKETDGLGTEATRASIIELLFKRQFLFRDSKKIKATEAGRLFVSCLPRSTITPDMTAVWESTLSAISVKQASYEAFMTSLEATLTHLLNEARNTPLTSLTSLAKSTPAKTAWKARRSSSSRSSTKKEPTKRGSKGTGQKTTYKKKTTYKKSN, from the coding sequence ATGATTCTTTATATAGCCGAAAAGCCCAGTCTAGCTCGTGCCATTGCCGCAGCCCTTCCCTCCCCTCAAAAAAAAGAAGATGGGTGTATTTGGCTCCCCAACGGTGACTGTATTTCATGGTGTATTGGCCACCTTCTAGAACAAGCCGAACCGCACATTTATAACCCTGCATACAAAAGCTGGTCTCTCGATCACCTACCCATTATTCCCGACGACTGGCAATGGCAAGAAAAAAGCCAAACAAAAAAGCAGCTTAGCAAGTTAAAAAAATTGATTAAGCAAGCCGATCAATTGGTTCATGCTGGTGACCCTGACCGCGAAGGGCAACTACTGGTAGATGAAGTATTGCACTACACGAACGTCCCAAAGAAAAAGCTTGAAACGACAAAACGCCTACTCGTAAGCGATCTAACGCCCTCTTCTATCAAAAAATCGCTGGGTAAGCTCAAGCTAAACAGTGAATATTCAGCACTGTCTCGATCAGCACTCGCAAGAGCAAGAGCCGATTGGATATATGGACTAAATCTTACCCGAGCTTATACTATCAAAGGCCGCCAAGCTGGATACCAAGGCGTACTATCAATAGGTCGGGTACAAACGCCTATTCTGGGGCTTGTGGTTAAAAGAGACTTGGAAATAGAAAACTTTGTGACAAAAGATTATTTTCAAGTACATGCCCACTTAGCCACCGAAGCGAATGAACACTTTGTTGCAAATTGGGTTCCAAGTGACGCCTGTAAACCACACATGGATGAAGATGGAAGGGTTATTAATCGAGCACTAGCAGAAAATGTAGCAAGGCGAATTACACACAAACCAGGGACGGTCGTGAAAGCGGAATACAATACCAAGCGACAGTCACCTCCTCTCCCTTACAGCCTATCTAGCTTACAAATCGATGCAGCCAAACGTTGGGGCTTGTCCGCGAAACAGGTTTTAGACACCTGTCAGGATTTATACGAAAAGCACCAAATGATCTCCTACCCACGTTCTGACTGCCGATATTTACCCGTAGAACAAATGTCAGAAATATCGTCAATTATCAAAGTACTAAAAAGCACCTCTTCAGAAATCAATAACTGGTGTGAAAACGCAAACCCACATCTAAAAAGCAGTGCTTGGAATGATAAGAAAGTCGGCGCACACCATGCCATCATCCCAACCCAAAAAAGTGGTAAATACGCCTCACTTAGTCATAGAGAAAAACAGGTATACGAACTCGTCGTCCGACAATATTTAATGCAGTTTTATCCAAATTATGAATATTTAGCCGCGAAAATCGTCGCAGAAATCGAGGGTGGTACCTTCTCGGCAACGGGGAATACACCGCTAACGCTTGGATGGAAGTCGCTTCTTGGCGCTACTTTAAACAATGACGACAAAAAAACGGAAGAGACCGAACCAAATTTACCAAAGCTAACTCAAGGAGACCCTCTTTTCTGCCGCTTAGGCGAAGTCGTTCAAAAGCAAACCAAACCTCCAGCTCACTTTACAGACGCCACCCTATTAGCGGCCATGACAGGAATCGCAAAGTACGTCGAAGACAAATCAGTCAAAGACATACTGAAAGAAACGGACGGACTTGGCACAGAAGCCACCCGAGCAAGTATTATCGAGCTTTTGTTCAAGCGTCAGTTTCTGTTTAGGGACAGCAAAAAAATCAAAGCAACAGAGGCAGGAAGGCTATTTGTCAGCTGTCTGCCACGCTCGACCATAACACCCGATATGACGGCAGTTTGGGAGTCAACGTTAAGTGCGATCAGCGTCAAGCAAGCTTCTTATGAGGCTTTTATGACATCCCTCGAAGCGACATTAACGCATTTACTTAATGAAGCGAGAAATACTCCTCTAACGTCATTAACGTCGCTCGCTAAAAGTACGCCCGCCAAAACAGCATGGAAAGCACGTCGATCAAGCTCGTCACGAAGCTCAACAAAAAAGGAGCCAACCAAAAGAGGATCAAAAGGTACGGGGCAGAAAACAACCTACAAAAAGAAAACAACGTACAAGAAAAGCAATTAA
- a CDS encoding universal stress protein, whose translation MLPQINTILYACDLLDNKSSEALGYVMQLAKINEANVVLMHAMEPLTTHSSYMINNYIPEETLEMVRKETLQATTDKAETQLANFLEEHKSDLAGIPKPEVLITTGAPADAIEQTVKSKDVDLIVMNSRTHSTIGQMIIGSTANKVIHHSNVPVLVVPIK comes from the coding sequence ATGTTACCCCAAATCAATACTATTCTTTACGCTTGTGACCTTTTAGACAACAAAAGCAGCGAAGCGCTTGGCTACGTTATGCAGTTAGCAAAAATCAATGAAGCAAACGTTGTCTTAATGCATGCGATGGAACCATTGACGACGCATTCTTCTTATATGATTAACAATTACATTCCGGAAGAAACGCTGGAAATGGTTCGAAAAGAAACATTGCAAGCGACCACTGATAAAGCAGAAACCCAACTCGCTAACTTTTTAGAAGAGCATAAAAGTGACTTAGCGGGCATCCCAAAACCTGAAGTATTGATTACGACAGGTGCACCCGCGGATGCTATTGAGCAGACGGTAAAATCAAAAGACGTTGATCTCATTGTTATGAACAGTCGCACACACAGCACGATTGGTCAGATGATCATTGGTTCTACCGCGAATAAGGTAATTCATCATAGTAATGTACCCGTACTCGTTGTACCGATCAAATAA
- a CDS encoding FKBP-type peptidyl-prolyl cis-trans isomerase: MSELSFDTNEAKIAYGIGRQIGDQLKGGDLGELSLPHLYAAIEDALNGAAMRVPGAELEAAFAKLQEEMEAKSKESAKEVVAAGEAFLAENKAAEGIQVTDSGLQYLVLEEGNGATPTAQSTVKVHYEGRLTDGQVFDSSIARGEPIEFPLGGVIAGWTEGLQLMKEGAKYRFTIPAELAYGAQGAGAMIKPHSVLVFDVELLEVK, translated from the coding sequence ATGTCAGAACTGTCTTTCGACACGAATGAAGCAAAAATTGCCTACGGCATAGGTCGTCAAATTGGTGATCAACTTAAAGGTGGAGATTTGGGTGAATTGTCTCTTCCACATCTATATGCTGCCATTGAAGATGCGTTAAATGGTGCTGCTATGCGTGTACCTGGCGCTGAGTTGGAAGCTGCATTTGCGAAGCTTCAAGAAGAAATGGAAGCAAAATCTAAAGAGTCTGCCAAAGAAGTAGTTGCCGCTGGCGAAGCATTCTTAGCTGAAAATAAAGCTGCTGAAGGCATTCAAGTGACAGACAGTGGTTTGCAATACCTTGTTCTTGAAGAAGGTAATGGCGCAACACCGACTGCACAGTCTACTGTAAAAGTTCATTACGAAGGTCGTTTGACTGATGGACAAGTATTTGACAGCTCAATTGCACGTGGTGAGCCAATCGAATTCCCATTAGGTGGCGTTATCGCAGGTTGGACTGAAGGTCTTCAGCTAATGAAAGAAGGCGCAAAATACCGCTTCACTATCCCTGCTGAGCTAGCATATGGAGCTCAGGGTGCAGGCGCGATGATCAAGCCTCATTCTGTACTTGTATTTGACGTTGAGCTTTTAGAAGTTAAATAA